In Scylla paramamosain isolate STU-SP2022 chromosome 17, ASM3559412v1, whole genome shotgun sequence, one DNA window encodes the following:
- the LOC135108272 gene encoding probable E3 ubiquitin-protein ligase HERC4 isoform X1: MNSRLHPMSRRESPILFCEYPFLFDPQAKMLLLRCDATRQGKCFPDHPVIRTFWEVFHKLSLEQKKLFLKFLTGTDRVPILGMKALKLMIQSTADDSFLPVAHTCITQLNLPKYNTKEKLKYKLLQAVQQSEGFGLV, encoded by the exons ATGAACAGCAGGCTTCACCCGATGTccaggagggag AGTCCAATCCTGTTCTGTGAGTATCCATTCTTGTTCGACCCTCAGGCCAAGATGCTGCTGCTCAGGTGTGACGCCACTCGGCAG GGCAAATGTTTCCCAGACCACCCGGTCATACGCACGTTCTGGGAAGTATTTCACAAACTCTCCCTGGAGCAGAAGAAGTTGTTTTTGAAGTTCCTGACGGGCACTGACAGGGTTCCTATTCTGGGCATGAAG gcactcAAGTTGATGATCCAAAGCACAGCAGACGACAGCTTCCTTCCGGTCGCACACACCTGCATCACCCAACTCAACCTGCCAAAATACAACACCAAAGAGAAGCTGAAATACAAACTTCTACAGGCCGTACAGCAGAGTGAAGGGTTCGGCCTGGTGTGA